In the genome of Ptychodera flava strain L36383 chromosome 13, AS_Pfla_20210202, whole genome shotgun sequence, one region contains:
- the LOC139147145 gene encoding uncharacterized protein → MPPGRLRRSRRHGQIKNGDSNRDSTTTSKDYGHFRVLGKRNLVVGFYMTKQKMYCKQCRSAYGQLAVNKVAIARTSTFYSYSKGPFVIGSENFRHSSLVAHAQSKGHSVAIEHVKHRTAPCGTSSAEMALQKMNESVFSKLTNLFRNAHSICVNSRSFKDYVWMSSLDVMKGVEVGETYRNDKACRQFITAISQVERERLQNETSDNKFISIIKATPNHRFGPKAKALSQLMTSKSVVFYDHFLQDILATLSSLSIQLQQRDSSIYTCHEQLKVTITSLQKLETILW, encoded by the exons ATGCCCCCGGGCCGCCTAAGAAGAAGCCGACGACACGGACAGATCAAGAACGGCGACAGCAACAGAGACAGTACGACGACAAGCAAAGACTACGGACATTTCAGAGTGCTTGGCAAACGGAATTTGGTAGTTGGCTTCTATAtgacaaaacagaaaatgtacTGCAAACAATGCCGCAGTGCCTACGGTCAGTTAGCTGTCAATAAGGTGGCGATTGCAAGGACATCGACGTTCTATAGCTATTCCAAGGGTCCATTTGTCATTGGGTCAGAAAACTTCCGTCATTCAAGCCTTGTTGCTCACGCTCAAAGTAAAGGACACAGTGTGGCCATTGAGCATGTAAAGCACCGCACCGCTCCATGTGGTACGAGTAGCGCAGAGATGGCTTTGCAGAAAATGAACGAGTCTGTATTCAGTAAACTTACGAATCTCTTCAGAAACGCTCATTCCATCTGTGTAAATAGCCGCTCATTTAAGGACTACGTCTGGATGTCAAGTCTTGATGTTATGAAAGGAGTCGAAGTTGGTGAGACCTACCGTAATGATAAAGCCTGTAGGCAATTTATCACTGCGATCAGCCAGGTAGAAAGGGAAAGACTACAGAATGAAACGAGTGACAACAAGTTCATTTCCATA ATCAAGGCTACACCTAATCACAGGTTTGGTCCCAAAGCCAAGGCTCTTTCACAGCTGATGACCTCGAAGTCAGTGGTTTTCTATGACCATTTCCTTCAAGACATACTTGCAACCCTGTCAAGTCTGTCAATTCAGCTTCAACAGAGAGATTCAAGTATATACACATGCCATGAACAATTGAAAGTAACCATCACATCATTGCAAAAGTTGGAGACAAT